The following coding sequences lie in one Oryza brachyantha chromosome 10, ObraRS2, whole genome shotgun sequence genomic window:
- the LOC121055539 gene encoding RING-H2 finger protein ATL80-like, with protein sequence MLRPLPSTSTRRLLQGGGGGGGDGGNPNRIPGIPPADPPSGGVSSDVVVILAALLCALICVVGLAAVARCARNRRNSGGGGGSDSPPNNPADAAHFGGGGGGGGNAGEAGGVTTTTAATTAAKGLKKKALKALPKLAYADAVAAAAAARGTVIGEAEEGKVEVLAECAICLSEFGEREEVRVMPQCGHGFHVACVDTWLRSNSSCPSCRRPIVLDDPAPPKRCRKCEAIVLEAVVAASSSSTSTSAAAGAGAGGGNGSGGGGRRGGGFLP encoded by the coding sequence atgcTCCGGCCGCTGCCGTCCACGTCGACGCGGCGCTTGCTGcagggcgggggcgggggcgggggcgacggcggcaacccCAACCGTATCCCTGGCATCCCGCCCGCCGATCCCCCCTCCGGCGGCGTCAGCTCGGatgtcgtcgtcatcctcgccgcgctgctcTGCGCGCTCATCTGCgtcgtcggcctcgccgccgtcgcgcggtGCGCGCGCAACCGACgtaacagcggcggcgggggagggtcCGACTCCCCGCCGAACAaccccgccgacgccgcgcacttcgggggtggaggaggaggaggagggaacgCGGGTGAAGCCGGTGgagtgacgacgacgacggcggcgacgaccgccgCCAAGGGGCTGAAGAAGAAGGCGCTGAAGGCGCTGCCGAAGCTGGCGTACGCGGacgcggtggccgcggcggcggcggcgaggggcacCGTCAtcggggaggcggaggaggggaaggtggAGGTGCTGGCGGAGTGCGCCATCTGCCTCTCGGAGTTCGGCGAGCGGGAGGAGGTCCGCGTGATGCCGCAGTGCGGCCATGGCTTCCACGTCGCCTGCGTCGACACCTGGCTCCGCTCCAACTCCTCCTGCccctcctgccgccgccccATCGTCCTCGACGACCCCGCGCCGCCCAAGCGCTGCCGCAAGTGCGAGGCCATAGTCCTcgaggccgtcgtcgccgcctcctcctcctccacctccacctccgccgccgctggcgctggcgccggcggcggcaacggcagcggcggcggtggccgacgTGGAGGCGGATTCTTGCCGTAG